In the Hordeum vulgare subsp. vulgare chromosome 7H, MorexV3_pseudomolecules_assembly, whole genome shotgun sequence genome, one interval contains:
- the LOC123413126 gene encoding girdin homolog has protein sequence MAASGAAAGGEKQFLSIIRDFAAEKSHGERTVSGLKRRLDDVVSASDAATAELEAAKSARDAAETKLRGSEVQASIADASIQALEATISHLQEEIAKLGSELEALKSKEDIERDEFLRQMLEMNARIRQFQQKASAELAERYSGLPSADGKQGKSAEGQNVSDMNETMDSEGMLIDSVDQMNNINAEVHVLEEEYEKDLLELEKLRHELADVRAKRVLMEAVMKETKQLQELGGRVAELESVHNSLAEELRRRYICPGCGTNNMAGEEEAAPAAAVAN, from the exons ATGGCCGCGTCAGGGGCGGCAGCGGGCGGCGAGAAGCAGTTCCTATCCATCATCCGCGACTTCGCCGCCGAGAAGTCCCACGGCG AGCGCACGGTTTCGGGCCTGAAGCGCCGCCTCGACGACGTGGTCTCAGCGTCCGACGCGGCCACGGCGGAGCTCGAGGCCGCGAAGAGCGCGCGTGATGCGGCGGAGACGAAGCTGCGCGGGAGCGAGGTGCAGGCCTCCATCGCCGACGCGTCGATACAGGCGCTCGAG GCGACGATCTCTCATCTCCAGGAGGAGATCGCGAAGCTGGGCTCCGAACTGGAGGCGCTTAAG agcaaggaggacatcgagaG AGACGAGTTCTTGAGGCAGATGCTTGAAATGAATGCAAGGATTAG GCAGTTTCAACAGAAGGCTTCTGCAGAATTAGCAGAGAGGTACTCTGGACTGCCATCAGCAGATGGTAAGCAAGGCAAGTCAGCAGAGG GTCAAAATGTGAGCGACATGAATGAAACTATGGACTCAGAAGGTATGTTGATAGATTCGGTTGATCAGATGAACAACATTAATGCTGAGGTGCATGTATTGGAGGAAGAGTATGAAAAGGACCTGCTTGAACTTGAAAAG CTGCGTCATGAACTGGCTGATGTCCGAGCAAAGAGAGTTCTTATGGAGGCTGTGATGAAAGAGACGAAGCAGTTGCAGGAGCTCGGAGG GCGCGTGGCCGAGCTGGAGAGCGTGCACAATTCACTCGCCGAGGAGCTGCGGAGGCGCTACATCTGCCCTGGCTGCGGAACCAACAACatggcgggggaggaggaggcagcgccGGCAGCGGCGGTGGCAAACTAA
- the LOC123413125 gene encoding uncharacterized protein LOC123413125 codes for MARLPLSLSPSPPAFTPVKEEPDVGTTTAATRTSRPPPRKKRRRDHLPATPTQPLPTPQTILSRISKADSFDVKRCGKLDLTPTTVPTSIKTEPEADDGAGKDAGGETLGAPPHKKRHRDHLPVTPTQQPLFTPQATLPGISRADSSADKWSEQPSATPTATVKRELDTDAGKDAGGKLVRRRRPFPQRPTTGQAPTMWANRGRLGRLLHNLVRSHQWRDAAGVFSVLLPGIQRPDSFEEARSILVDAMDIHRRLAQDSGGRRTYCHRTQKVFDVWIQRLMWLPTCTKKHMVKLELALFYLSQGKIGDAHNATRVLLTKDGLKMEPTLNLIHGLISYDKWYSGLPKDMQLERFDVYDESCKISVSSNACGDKGLQDSSDDNCSIDVDDASFPACSSESSINNGNIDKICKIPKQSHFVYPVKENDSVDSQVKEEVVSEDFRSVFFNTSDAPTCGLEQTLLPLRLKHAAGNSSECFDSYWKYKSTPNTFYTDAERCLRVALHSSPPVMAALLPLIQILLLGDKLKDALCELERTCRGSTTALPFRLRGRLLEYFDQNQVSTISSCYEEALQRDPTCSYSVERLTEMHRKGYYNTTRLLERIALHLDSVNGKPFVWEELVSCFLRLFSDRTTDYEDCISCNVEGEASINPFSSLSSVFFEQHTRESWKLRCKWWINRHFSQNIYMSETAKGDSKLLASKASCASHMLGPGFPYVKAAKSYLSKQEAMDESRFLSRNIENSVKLLQSLEKLT; via the exons ATGGCGCGGCTGCCGCTGTCGCTGTCGCCATCTCCACCGGCTTTCACCCCCGTCAAGGAGGAGCCGGACGTCGGCACCACCACCGCTGCTACTCGCACTTCGCGCCCACCGCCCCGCAAGAAGCGCCGCCGGGACCACCTTCCGGCAACCCCAACCCAGCCGCTGCCCACGCCCCAAACTATTCTATCCCGGATTTCGAAAGCCGATTCCTTCGATGTCAAGCGATGCGGGAAGCTGGACCTAACGCCGACGACCGTGCCCACCTCCATAAAGACCGAGCCTGAAGCTGACGACGGGGCTGGCAAGGATGCAGGAGGGGAAACATTGGGCGCACCACCGCACAAGAAGCGCCACCGGGACCACCTTCCGGTAACCCCAACCCAGCAGCCCCTTTTCACGCCCCAAGCTACCCTGCCGGGCATTTCAAGGGCCGATTCTTCGGCGGACAAGTGGAGCGAGCAGCCCAGCGCAACGCCGACTGCCACCGTCAAGCGTGAGCTCGACACTGACGCTGGCAAGGACGCAGGAGGGAAGCTGGTCCGGAGACGACGCCCCTTCCCCCAGAGGCCCACGACAGGGCAAGCACCCACCATGTGGGCCAATCGTGGCCGCCTCGGACGTCTCCTGCACAATCTAGTTCGCTCACACCAATGGCGAGATGCGGCCGGGGTCTTCTCCGTGCTCCTACCTGGCATCCAGCGCCCTGACTCCTTTGAGGAGGCCCGCAGCATTTTAGTG GATGCGATGGATATTCATAGACGCCTTGCTCAGGACAGCGGTGGCAGGAGAACCTACTGCCACAGGACGCAGAAGGTTTTTGATGTTTGGATACAACGGCTAATGTGGTTGCCTACTTGTACAAAA AAACACATGGTTAAACTCGAACTGGCTCTATTTTATCTTTCACAAGGCAAGATCGGCGATGCACACAATGCAACAAGAGT CCTCCTCACGAAGGACGGACTAAAGATGGAACCAACACTAAATCTGATACATGGCTTGATATCATATGATAAATGGTACTCTGGCTTGCCCAAAGAtatgcaacttgagagatttgatGTGTACGATGAATCATGCAAAATTTCTGTGTCATCGAATGCCTGTGGAGATAAGGGTCTCCAGGATAGTTCAGATGACAATTGCAGCATTGATGTTGATGATGCCAGTTTTCCTGCTTGCTCTTCAGAAAGTTCTATCAATAACGGGAATATAGACAAAATATGCAAGATTCCCAAGCAATCTCATTTTGTTTATCCTGTTAAGGAAAATGATTCAGTAGATTCACAAGTGAAAGAAGAAGTGGTTTCTGAAGATTTTCGAAGCGTATTTTTTAATACCTCTGATGCCCCTACCTGTG GATTGGAACAAACCTTGTTGCCGCTACGTCTAAAGCATGCTGCTGGGAATTCAAGTGAATGCTTTGATTCGTACTGGAAGTACAAGTCAACACCTAATACCTTCTACACAGATGCAGAAAGATGTCTAAGAGTGGCTCTTCATTCTTCGCCACCAGTAATGGCAGCCTTGTTACCATTAATACAG ATCCTCCTGCTTGGTGATAAACTGAAAGATGCACTTTGTGAACTTGAGAGGACCTGCCGCGGTTCTACTACAGCGCTTCCTTTCAG ATTGCGTGGTAGATTGCTAGAGTATTTTGACCAAAACCAAGTATCAACTATATCTTCTTGCTATGAGGAAGCTTTGCAAAGAGATCCTACATGTAGCTACTCGGTTGAGAGGCTAACTGAAATGCACAGAAAAG GATATTATAATACCACACGACTACTTGAGAGAATTGCTTTGCATCTAGACTCTGTGAACGGCAAGCCTTTCGTCTGGGAGGAGCTTGTATCATGCTTCCTTCGGCTTTTTTCTGATCGTACTACTGACTACGAGGATTGTATTTCATGTAATGTTGAAGGAGAGGCATCGATCAATCCTTTTAGTAGTCTTTCCTCAGTCTTCTTTGAGCAACATACAAGGGAATCATGGAAGCTCCGGTGCAAATGGTGGATCAACCGTCATTTCAGCCAAAACATCTATATGTCGGAAACCGCGAAAG GTGATTCCAAGCTCCTCGCTTCCAAGGCATCTTGTGCCTCTCACATGCTTGGGCCCGGATTCCCATATGTCAAAGCAGCTAAGAGCTATCTTTCCAAGCAAGAAGCTATGGATGAATCCAGATTCTTGTCCAGGAACATCGAAAATTCTGTCAAGTTATTACAAAGTTTGGAGAAACTAACTTGA